In the genome of Spirochaetia bacterium, one region contains:
- a CDS encoding GNAT family N-acetyltransferase translates to MVDTNPGNDAGVSKHVPVMCKEEYPLGKQGDIIIRRAVKEDARALLDYLKIVGGETENLAMDGRGIGDDVEAEQTFLEAKHETMNSIQLLAIDGERIVGCLSVDTSSRKKIRHRGEVGLSVIKDYWGRGIGTSLLGTMLVWARTPAAGLRKLDLTVRADNKRAISLYRHFGFAEEGHVSRLFYVDGQFIDGIVMGLLID, encoded by the coding sequence ATGGTAGATACAAATCCAGGAAACGATGCAGGGGTATCAAAACATGTTCCGGTCATGTGCAAGGAGGAATATCCTTTGGGTAAACAGGGAGACATAATCATTCGCCGGGCTGTGAAAGAGGATGCCCGGGCCTTGCTGGATTATCTGAAAATTGTTGGCGGTGAAACTGAAAATCTGGCAATGGATGGCCGGGGAATAGGCGATGACGTAGAAGCGGAGCAGACTTTTCTTGAGGCAAAGCATGAGACTATGAATTCCATACAGTTGCTTGCCATCGATGGAGAACGTATCGTTGGCTGCCTTAGTGTCGATACCTCATCCCGAAAAAAGATCCGACATAGGGGAGAAGTCGGTCTTTCTGTCATAAAGGACTATTGGGGCAGAGGAATCGGTACGAGCTTGCTTGGAACGATGTTGGTGTGGGCGAGGACACCTGCTGCAGGCTTACGGAAACTTGACCTGACGGTTCGGGCAGACAATAAGCGGGCAATTTCACTGTATCGGCATTTTGGTTTTGCTGAGGAAGGTCATGTGTCAAGATTATTCTATGTTGACGGACAATTCATTGATGGTATCGTCATGGGATTGCTGATTGATTGA
- a CDS encoding transposase: protein MDLKDWANIILAQKLFADMLIELGESYGREDALRIWSIAVLRVCFSGIKDYELKDAYEESFLSELYPDVALSKNTVSTFLNNLGRTCSKITLFMRARASKVEMDHHVLIDGTLKSDESKVNSLSDFSRKARTKGTRDISVLFAFDLEAMEPVCSKCFPGNMLDVTAYDEFISEHQLTKGIVVADKGFPQSVARQHFKQHPDLHYLNPLKRNAKIASQLHMLEFTELLQGYEGITCRKEKGGDRWLYSFRDAYRASKEERDWLSRSRKKKNYRLTDLEKARATFGTVVLECDLDTDPQTIYKAYSKRWEIEIVMRFYKSALEFDETRVHDDYSVIGSEFCDFLASVLTFRMIAAFDEAKLLEDLPYKKIMRILARAKMFNDPGIGWRLIKINPSQEEVLKRLDIHPTEKLQPKKKRGRPPKVKPV from the coding sequence GTGGACCTCAAGGACTGGGCAAACATCATCCTTGCGCAGAAACTCTTTGCTGACATGCTCATTGAGCTAGGAGAATCCTATGGCAGGGAGGATGCGCTCAGGATCTGGTCCATCGCTGTGCTCAGGGTCTGCTTCAGCGGTATAAAGGATTATGAGCTGAAAGATGCGTATGAGGAGAGTTTCCTGTCCGAGCTGTATCCTGATGTAGCCCTCTCGAAGAACACGGTCTCCACCTTCCTGAACAATCTTGGACGTACCTGTTCAAAGATCACCCTGTTCATGAGGGCCAGGGCTTCGAAAGTCGAGATGGATCACCATGTACTGATTGACGGGACATTGAAATCGGATGAATCGAAGGTAAATTCTCTCTCGGATTTTTCCAGGAAAGCCAGGACGAAAGGAACCAGGGACATCTCTGTCCTGTTCGCTTTCGATCTTGAAGCGATGGAACCGGTATGCTCCAAGTGTTTTCCGGGCAACATGCTTGATGTCACCGCCTACGATGAATTCATCTCCGAGCACCAACTGACAAAGGGAATCGTAGTTGCAGACAAAGGATTCCCCCAGTCCGTAGCAAGGCAGCATTTCAAGCAGCATCCCGACCTCCATTACCTGAATCCTCTGAAGAGGAATGCGAAGATTGCATCGCAACTCCATATGCTTGAGTTTACAGAGCTTCTTCAAGGGTATGAAGGCATAACCTGCAGGAAGGAGAAAGGTGGGGACCGATGGCTCTATTCCTTCCGGGATGCCTACAGGGCTTCAAAGGAAGAACGTGACTGGCTGAGCCGAAGCCGGAAAAAGAAGAATTACCGCCTCACTGATCTTGAGAAGGCAAGAGCGACATTCGGGACGGTGGTCCTTGAGTGCGATCTGGACACAGATCCCCAGACGATCTACAAAGCCTATTCCAAGAGATGGGAGATCGAGATTGTCATGAGATTCTACAAGTCAGCACTCGAATTCGATGAGACCCGTGTGCATGACGACTACAGCGTGATAGGAAGCGAGTTCTGCGACTTCCTCGCTTCCGTGCTCACCTTCAGGATGATAGCTGCCTTTGACGAGGCCAAGTTACTCGAAGATTTGCCGTATAAGAAGATCATGAGGATCCTGGCAAGGGCGAAGATGTTCAATGATCCTGGTATCGGGTGGCGTCTGATCAAGATCAATCCGTCACAGGAGGAAGTCCTGAAGAGACTCGACATTCATCCCACAGAGAAGCTTCAACCGAAGAAGAAACGCGGTCGTCCTCCTAAAGTGAAGCCCGTATAG
- the asnB gene encoding asparagine synthase B, with protein MCGFVGMFDITEDSDQYRTQVLEMSKKLRHRGPDWSGVYQGKDAILSHERLSIVDPLSGKQPLYSKDGKLVLAANGEIYNHMEIRKRYEGRYEFLTHSDCEVILALYRDKGPDFLEDLNGIFAFALYDMEKDCYLIARDHIGIIPLYQGWDVDGHYYVASELKALEGICPSLCEFQPGQYFYSPDKKTTTWYHRDWMSYDAVKDNGGTAKDVRVALESAVERQLMSDVPYGVLLSGGLDSSIISAIVAKYASSRVESGNTEVAWWPRLHSFAIGLEGSPDLKAAKVVADYLGTVHHEVHFTIQEALDAVEDVVYHLETYDITTIRAATPMYLLARVIKSMGIKMVLSGEGSDELFGGYLYFHKAPSAKDFHEETVRKLSKLHLYDCLRANKALAAWGVEGRVPFLDKEFIDVAMRLNPELKMCRDGHMEKWILRKAFEDMLPKEIVWRQKEQFSDGVGYSWIDTLKAMTDEMITDRQFETIANRFPINTPSTKEEAYYRILFTKHFKSEGAASCVPHEASVACSTAVALEWDAAFKSMNEPSGRAVAGVHEDQE; from the coding sequence ATGTGTGGATTCGTAGGAATGTTTGACATTACTGAGGACAGCGATCAATATCGCACCCAAGTTCTCGAAATGTCCAAGAAACTGAGGCACCGGGGACCTGATTGGTCTGGTGTGTATCAGGGTAAGGATGCCATCCTCTCACATGAAAGGTTGAGTATCGTCGATCCGCTTTCGGGCAAGCAGCCACTATACAGCAAGGATGGCAAGCTTGTCCTTGCCGCCAATGGAGAAATCTATAACCATATGGAGATCAGGAAAAGGTACGAAGGTCGTTATGAATTCCTGACTCATAGTGACTGTGAGGTTATCCTTGCTCTTTATAGGGACAAGGGACCGGATTTCCTTGAAGATTTGAATGGTATATTTGCCTTTGCACTCTATGATATGGAAAAGGACTGCTATCTCATTGCCCGTGACCACATCGGTATCATTCCGCTGTATCAGGGATGGGATGTCGACGGACATTACTATGTCGCAAGTGAATTGAAGGCATTGGAAGGCATCTGTCCTTCACTGTGTGAATTCCAGCCTGGACAATATTTCTATAGCCCGGACAAGAAAACGACTACGTGGTATCACAGGGATTGGATGAGCTATGACGCTGTCAAGGACAACGGCGGGACCGCTAAGGATGTCCGTGTTGCTCTTGAATCTGCTGTCGAACGTCAGCTGATGAGCGATGTACCTTATGGCGTGTTGCTTTCAGGAGGACTTGACAGTTCCATCATTTCGGCAATTGTAGCAAAATATGCTTCTTCCAGGGTTGAATCAGGCAATACTGAGGTAGCCTGGTGGCCTAGGCTCCATAGTTTTGCAATCGGGTTGGAAGGATCTCCGGATCTCAAGGCAGCCAAAGTTGTCGCTGACTATCTTGGGACTGTTCACCATGAAGTACATTTTACGATCCAGGAAGCACTTGATGCTGTTGAGGATGTCGTCTATCACTTGGAGACCTATGATATTACGACAATCAGGGCAGCGACCCCGATGTATCTGCTTGCCCGTGTGATCAAGAGCATGGGGATCAAGATGGTCCTTTCAGGTGAGGGCAGTGATGAGCTTTTCGGGGGCTATCTGTACTTCCATAAGGCTCCCAGTGCCAAGGATTTCCACGAAGAGACAGTGAGAAAGCTCAGTAAACTGCATCTCTATGATTGCCTGAGAGCAAACAAGGCGCTTGCGGCTTGGGGTGTCGAGGGGAGGGTTCCTTTCCTTGACAAGGAGTTCATAGACGTAGCCATGCGGCTCAATCCCGAGCTCAAGATGTGCAGGGATGGCCATATGGAAAAGTGGATCCTGCGAAAAGCTTTCGAGGATATGCTTCCCAAGGAAATCGTATGGAGACAGAAAGAGCAGTTCTCTGATGGCGTAGGTTATTCATGGATTGATACACTCAAGGCTATGACTGATGAGATGATTACTGACAGACAGTTCGAAACCATAGCAAACAGATTCCCGATCAATACGCCATCAACCAAGGAAGAAGCGTATTATCGTATTCTGTTTACCAAGCATTTCAAGAGTGAGGGTGCTGCCAGCTGTGTACCGCATGAAGCTTCTGTTGCTTGTTCCACTGCAGTGGCCTTGGAATGGGATGCTGCATTCAAGAGCATGAACGAACCGAGCGGACGTGCAGTTGCCGGTGTCCATGAGGACCAGGAATAA
- a CDS encoding DJ-1/PfpI family protein, translated as MKKTVYMYVVDTMADWETGYFLQGFTLQKMLVKPVYRFCTVGLSKNAIVTAGGVTIIPDCTIDEIKKDEVAALLLPGADVWMEAAQQKILSLVSDLLSNGTVVAAICGATLGLANMGILNSRQHTSNAVCFLSQLSTNYTGQAFYKDVSAVRDGNLITASSAGGLLWARYILESLDMYTKVTIEAWYSYFATGDAKCFGILMESFKDSSYHQESMEKNDEQI; from the coding sequence ATGAAGAAAACCGTCTATATGTATGTAGTGGATACGATGGCAGATTGGGAAACGGGGTATTTTCTCCAAGGTTTTACGCTTCAGAAGATGTTGGTCAAACCTGTATACCGATTCTGTACTGTCGGATTATCTAAGAATGCCATTGTCACAGCCGGTGGCGTAACAATTATTCCTGATTGTACCATTGATGAAATCAAAAAGGACGAAGTGGCGGCATTGTTGCTGCCGGGTGCAGATGTCTGGATGGAAGCTGCACAGCAAAAGATCCTGTCATTGGTGTCGGATTTGCTTTCAAACGGTACTGTGGTTGCGGCAATCTGTGGTGCAACATTGGGACTGGCAAATATGGGTATATTGAATTCCCGTCAGCACACAAGCAATGCAGTTTGTTTCCTGTCACAGCTGTCAACGAATTATACAGGGCAGGCTTTCTACAAGGATGTGTCTGCCGTAAGGGATGGAAATCTGATTACGGCTTCATCTGCAGGAGGATTGCTTTGGGCCCGTTACATCCTTGAAAGCCTGGATATGTATACAAAGGTAACAATTGAAGCCTGGTATAGCTATTTTGCAACCGGAGATGCCAAATGTTTTGGAATCCTGATGGAAAGCTTCAAGGATAGCTCCTATCATCAGGAATCGATGGAGAAAAACGATGAGCAAATATGA
- a CDS encoding glutamine synthetase III — translation MEKITDFFGSMVFGDDVMRERLPKDVYKKLKETIRDGKDLDLDIANVVAHAMKEWALEKGATHFTHWFQPMTGITAEKHDSFINPTENGNITLSFSGKELIKGEPDASSFPSGGLRATFEARGYTAWDPTSYAFVKEKTLYIPTAFCSYSGEVLDKKTPLLRSMEAISDQAKRILKLFGHDDVKQVFTTVGPEQEYFLIDQKLFELRKDLKYTGRTLLGARPPKGQELADHYFGSLRPRVSAFMQDLDKELWKLGIFAKTKHNEVSPAQHELAPVFTTTNVACDHNQLTMEMMKKIAEKHGLACLLQEKPFAGVNGSGKHNNWSISTDTGINLLEPGASPKDNAQFLLFLVAVIKAVDEYQDLLRASVASPGNDHRLGANEAPPAIVSMFLGDELTDILEAIGNGRVADGVEKQNMILGVHVLPDFPKDTTDRNRTSPFAFTGNKFEFRMLGSAASISGPNTILNTAVAQILGEFADVLEDADDFTQTLRKLVKDTYNAHKHIVFNGNNYSPEWIGEAKKRGLLNLTSAVDAYPVYLSDKNVKLFEQEKVLSRCELASRVEILFDQYAKTINIEALTLIDMVSKQVIPACNGYLSAVSSEISAAKTAVPSLTMKSQTELVTKLSSLIDSMSLRLEELDAAVLASHDFEGSKECAVYFHDTVLPLMSEVRVSADELELMVDSKFWPFPVYGEMLYSV, via the coding sequence ATGGAAAAGATTACAGATTTTTTTGGTTCCATGGTTTTTGGCGATGATGTGATGCGTGAACGTCTGCCGAAGGATGTCTATAAGAAATTAAAGGAAACCATAAGGGACGGAAAGGACCTTGACCTTGATATTGCCAATGTCGTAGCACATGCGATGAAGGAATGGGCCTTGGAAAAAGGGGCTACTCATTTCACACATTGGTTCCAGCCGATGACCGGTATTACCGCAGAGAAACATGATTCATTTATCAATCCGACGGAAAACGGCAATATCACGCTGAGTTTTTCGGGCAAGGAGCTGATCAAAGGTGAACCGGATGCATCCTCTTTCCCTTCCGGTGGTCTGAGGGCTACGTTTGAAGCCCGTGGCTATACCGCATGGGACCCGACCAGCTATGCGTTCGTCAAGGAAAAGACACTTTATATTCCGACTGCTTTCTGTTCTTACAGCGGCGAGGTGCTTGACAAGAAGACTCCGTTGCTTCGTTCCATGGAAGCTATCAGTGATCAGGCGAAAAGGATTCTCAAGCTGTTTGGTCATGATGATGTGAAGCAGGTATTTACCACCGTCGGTCCTGAACAGGAATATTTCCTTATTGATCAGAAATTGTTTGAACTTCGTAAGGATCTCAAGTATACCGGTAGGACCCTGCTCGGTGCCCGTCCTCCAAAAGGCCAGGAACTTGCTGATCACTATTTCGGAAGTCTTCGCCCGAGGGTCAGTGCTTTTATGCAGGATCTGGACAAGGAACTTTGGAAACTTGGTATCTTTGCAAAGACCAAGCACAATGAAGTATCTCCTGCCCAGCATGAGTTGGCTCCGGTCTTTACGACGACCAATGTTGCCTGTGACCATAACCAGCTGACCATGGAAATGATGAAGAAGATTGCTGAAAAACATGGTTTGGCCTGCCTGTTGCAAGAAAAGCCCTTCGCCGGTGTCAATGGTTCCGGCAAGCATAACAACTGGTCCATTTCGACTGATACCGGCATAAATCTGCTGGAGCCTGGTGCATCACCGAAAGACAATGCACAGTTCCTGCTTTTCCTTGTTGCTGTGATCAAGGCTGTAGATGAATATCAGGATTTGCTGAGAGCAAGCGTTGCTTCACCTGGCAACGATCACCGTCTGGGAGCAAACGAGGCACCTCCTGCCATCGTTTCAATGTTCCTTGGAGACGAGTTGACTGACATCCTTGAGGCTATCGGCAATGGCCGTGTAGCTGATGGAGTCGAAAAGCAGAATATGATCCTTGGCGTCCATGTACTTCCTGATTTCCCGAAGGATACGACGGACAGGAACAGAACTTCTCCGTTTGCCTTTACTGGCAACAAGTTTGAGTTCAGGATGCTTGGTAGTGCTGCTTCAATTTCCGGTCCGAATACCATTCTCAATACTGCGGTTGCTCAGATCTTGGGTGAGTTTGCCGATGTGCTTGAAGATGCCGATGACTTTACGCAGACATTGCGGAAGTTGGTAAAGGATACATATAATGCACACAAGCATATTGTTTTCAATGGCAATAACTACAGTCCTGAATGGATTGGCGAGGCAAAGAAACGTGGTTTGCTGAATCTTACTTCTGCCGTTGATGCTTACCCTGTGTATCTTTCTGACAAGAACGTCAAGTTGTTTGAGCAGGAAAAGGTGCTGAGCAGATGTGAGCTTGCCAGCAGGGTAGAGATTCTCTTTGACCAGTATGCAAAGACAATCAACATTGAGGCTTTGACCTTGATTGATATGGTAAGCAAACAGGTCATACCGGCCTGTAACGGATATCTTTCTGCTGTATCTTCTGAAATCAGTGCAGCAAAGACAGCAGTTCCCAGCTTGACGATGAAGTCCCAGACTGAACTGGTTACCAAGCTTTCTTCTCTGATTGACAGCATGTCTCTCAGACTTGAAGAACTTGACGCAGCTGTGCTTGCATCCCATGATTTTGAAGGTTCAAAGGAATGCGCAGTGTATTTCCACGATACAGTACTTCCTCTGATGAGTGAGGTGCGGGTCAGTGCCGATGAACTTGAGCTGATGGTTGACAGTAAGTTCTGGCCGTTCCCGGTGTATGGTGAAATGCTGTATTCTGTATAA
- a CDS encoding glutamine amidotransferase family protein, which translates to MFNAPKEGDVRIPSGCAISGIFSKKGKRFSGEQAIKSITLMHDRSNGLGGGFAGYGIYPEYKDYYAFHLFYDDTIAKKECEEFLEDHFDMINLSKIPTRKIPQITNEPMIWRYFLSPLPTKLAESQLPESEYVAQCVIKVNTTIKGACIFSSGKNMGVFKAQGFPEDVGRFYRLEEYAGYSWTVHGRYPTNTPGWWGGAHPFSLLDCSVVHNGEISSYDANRRFIEMFGYRCTLLTDTEVITYMIDYLHRKQGLGYEKVAHILAAPFWSTIDRMNEKDKAEYTYLRDNFASMLITGPFSIIVGFTGGLMALNDRLKLRSLVVGTKDDMVYMASEEAAIRVLSPQLDSITYPKGGEPFIVTLDKEAYQQCQ; encoded by the coding sequence ATGTTCAATGCACCGAAAGAAGGGGACGTCAGAATACCCTCAGGCTGCGCTATCAGCGGTATCTTCTCCAAGAAAGGCAAACGCTTTTCCGGAGAACAAGCCATAAAGTCGATCACCTTGATGCACGACCGTTCCAACGGTCTCGGCGGAGGTTTCGCAGGTTATGGCATCTACCCTGAATATAAGGATTACTATGCCTTCCATCTTTTCTATGATGACACCATAGCAAAGAAAGAATGCGAGGAGTTCCTGGAAGATCATTTTGATATGATCAACCTTTCAAAGATACCTACCCGTAAGATTCCGCAGATTACAAACGAGCCGATGATCTGGAGATATTTTCTTTCTCCGCTTCCTACAAAACTTGCCGAGAGCCAACTGCCTGAAAGCGAGTATGTTGCTCAATGTGTCATCAAGGTAAACACTACGATCAAGGGAGCGTGCATCTTCTCCTCCGGGAAAAACATGGGCGTATTCAAAGCCCAGGGATTCCCTGAAGATGTTGGACGATTCTACCGCCTGGAAGAGTATGCAGGCTATAGCTGGACCGTACACGGACGCTATCCGACCAATACTCCTGGCTGGTGGGGCGGAGCTCATCCTTTTTCCCTGCTTGACTGCAGTGTCGTCCATAACGGAGAGATTTCCAGCTATGACGCAAACCGTCGTTTCATAGAAATGTTCGGTTATCGGTGCACATTGCTCACAGACACCGAAGTCATTACGTATATGATCGATTACCTGCATCGGAAACAGGGACTCGGCTATGAGAAAGTAGCCCATATCCTTGCAGCTCCTTTCTGGAGCACCATTGACCGAATGAATGAGAAGGACAAAGCTGAATATACCTATCTTCGAGACAACTTCGCCAGCATGCTCATTACAGGACCATTCTCTATCATCGTTGGTTTTACTGGAGGACTCATGGCTCTGAATGACCGTCTGAAGCTAAGATCTCTGGTCGTCGGAACAAAAGACGACATGGTCTACATGGCTAGCGAAGAAGCCGCCATACGCGTGCTTTCTCCACAGCTCGATTCCATTACCTACCCAAAAGGGGGTGAACCCTTTATCGTCACCTTGGACAAGGAGGCATACCAGCAATGTCAATAA
- a CDS encoding heavy-metal-associated domain-containing protein: protein MTTTIKTTGMMCSKCEARVTKALLGMNGITSCKADAKTGNVVVEAKDPQTVEDAKKLIYDIGYEVV from the coding sequence ATGACGACGACAATAAAGACGACAGGAATGATGTGTTCTAAATGTGAAGCCAGGGTTACCAAGGCTTTGCTGGGGATGAATGGTATCACATCTTGTAAAGCTGATGCAAAGACAGGGAATGTTGTAGTTGAAGCGAAAGATCCGCAGACTGTAGAAGATGCAAAAAAGCTTATCTATGATATAGGCTATGAGGTTGTCTGA
- a CDS encoding heavy metal translocating P-type ATPase, which translates to MAEKEICVGGMECAACSAAVERTLKRVDGVQTASVNLATEKAEVVYDEHKVDSEKLKQAIERAGFSVVEEDLTEHLQKKSDKLKDRRNRLIVAILFAVLLMVFSMGSMATAAIPRLPYLQLALALATMIDGYYFFTTGFKLLFKRNPNMDSLVAVATTASFLFSTWNVFRGGPLYFDGVSMIIALVMLGKYFEARSKGKTSEAIETLMQLAPETATVMRNGYESVIACKRVVVGDKVLVKPGERIPVDGVIDEGSTSVDESMLTGESLPVSKNKGDKVYAATINTTGAISYTATEVGADTALSGIIELVKKAQGSKAPIARVADKVAGVFVPIVMLIALAVFFIWYIPTGNFALSLERAVSVLVIACPCALGLATPIAIMVASGRGAKLGILFREAAAIEQMDHVKAFAFDKTGTLTEGKLEVTDIIGSSPDEGLRLAASLEAQSEHPIAKAIVKKAKEKGLSLAFVDDFKAEVGSGIRGMVDGKNVLVGNEKLVPVTEPDILAALEDLRSQGRTILLVQSEGRILATIGVADTLRPESAKVIEELQAGGAKCYMLTGDSEGTAKAIASKMSLDGYYAGLLPGDKEAALKKIKEEVGGGPVAMVGDGINDAPALAAADVGIAVAAASDVAKESAQVVLVGGKLEEVAKAKSLSHATMRNVKQNLFWAFCYNTIGIPIAAGLLVPFGGIALTPALAAFCMSLSSFFVVTNALRLNRFS; encoded by the coding sequence ATGGCTGAAAAGGAAATCTGTGTAGGCGGAATGGAATGTGCCGCCTGCAGTGCTGCTGTAGAACGTACGCTCAAACGGGTTGATGGCGTGCAGACTGCTTCTGTCAATCTTGCGACGGAAAAGGCTGAAGTCGTCTACGATGAGCATAAGGTTGATTCAGAAAAACTCAAGCAGGCTATCGAAAGGGCAGGCTTCTCGGTTGTAGAAGAAGACTTGACTGAGCATCTGCAGAAAAAAAGTGACAAGCTGAAGGATCGCCGGAACCGCCTGATCGTTGCAATTCTTTTTGCAGTGCTCCTTATGGTCTTTTCCATGGGATCGATGGCGACGGCGGCAATACCGCGGCTTCCCTACTTGCAGCTTGCTCTGGCACTGGCGACTATGATTGATGGTTACTACTTCTTTACGACAGGTTTCAAGCTGCTGTTCAAGCGTAATCCGAATATGGACAGCCTCGTGGCTGTTGCGACTACTGCAAGTTTCCTGTTCAGCACGTGGAATGTATTCCGCGGCGGTCCGCTTTATTTTGATGGTGTCAGCATGATCATAGCTTTGGTGATGCTTGGCAAATATTTCGAGGCTCGTTCAAAAGGAAAGACCAGCGAGGCAATCGAGACATTGATGCAGCTTGCACCAGAAACTGCAACGGTCATGCGTAACGGATATGAATCTGTCATTGCCTGCAAACGTGTCGTGGTAGGGGACAAGGTCCTTGTCAAACCTGGAGAACGGATTCCTGTAGATGGTGTGATTGATGAAGGCAGTACTTCCGTCGATGAGTCGATGCTGACAGGAGAAAGCTTGCCGGTTTCCAAAAACAAGGGTGATAAAGTCTATGCGGCTACGATCAACACAACCGGAGCCATCAGCTATACAGCTACGGAAGTCGGAGCTGATACCGCTCTTTCTGGCATCATCGAACTGGTAAAGAAAGCACAGGGTTCAAAGGCTCCTATTGCCAGGGTAGCTGACAAAGTTGCCGGGGTATTCGTACCGATCGTGATGCTGATTGCACTTGCCGTGTTCTTCATCTGGTATATTCCTACCGGTAACTTTGCACTTTCACTTGAACGTGCGGTCAGCGTATTGGTCATAGCATGTCCCTGTGCATTGGGACTTGCTACTCCCATTGCCATCATGGTGGCCAGCGGGCGTGGAGCGAAGCTCGGCATCCTGTTCAGGGAAGCTGCTGCAATTGAACAAATGGATCATGTAAAGGCTTTTGCCTTTGACAAGACAGGGACTTTGACTGAAGGCAAGCTTGAGGTGACCGATATCATCGGGAGTAGTCCTGATGAGGGACTTCGGCTTGCTGCAAGCTTGGAAGCCCAAAGTGAGCACCCTATAGCAAAGGCTATCGTAAAAAAGGCAAAGGAAAAGGGGCTTTCTCTTGCTTTTGTCGATGATTTCAAGGCTGAAGTCGGAAGCGGCATAAGGGGAATGGTCGATGGCAAGAATGTCTTGGTCGGAAATGAAAAACTTGTTCCGGTGACGGAACCTGATATACTGGCGGCATTGGAAGACCTTCGTAGCCAAGGTCGGACCATCCTGCTTGTGCAGTCTGAAGGTCGGATACTTGCCACGATCGGGGTAGCGGATACATTGCGTCCTGAATCTGCAAAGGTAATTGAAGAACTGCAGGCAGGTGGCGCCAAGTGCTACATGCTTACCGGTGATAGCGAGGGTACGGCAAAGGCAATTGCCTCGAAGATGTCCTTGGATGGTTATTATGCAGGATTGCTGCCTGGTGACAAGGAAGCGGCATTGAAGAAGATCAAGGAAGAAGTCGGCGGAGGACCTGTGGCAATGGTGGGAGATGGTATCAATGACGCTCCGGCCTTGGCTGCTGCTGATGTCGGCATAGCCGTTGCTGCGGCAAGTGATGTTGCAAAGGAAAGTGCACAGGTCGTGCTTGTGGGCGGAAAATTGGAAGAAGTTGCCAAGGCAAAGAGCCTTTCCCATGCTACCATGCGTAATGTCAAGCAGAATCTCTTCTGGGCGTTCTGTTACAATACGATAGGTATTCCGATTGCGGCAGGACTGCTGGTTCCTTTCGGAGGTATTGCCCTTACGCCGGCTTTGGCAGCTTTCTGCATGAGCCTGTCAAGTTTCTTCGTAGTGACCAATGCCCTGAGACTCAATCGGTTTTCCTGA